In Herbinix luporum, a single window of DNA contains:
- the def gene encoding peptide deformylase, with amino-acid sequence MAIRKIREIGDDILTKVSREVKKVDQRLQVLIDDMLDTMYDAEGVGLAAPQIGVLKRVVVIDVSEERDNPIILINPEIIETEGCQIGDEGCLSIPGKVGTVERPNYVKVKAYDRDMKEFIIEGTELLARALCHEIDHLDGILYSEKVQDGLRSVYDTEEVDEE; translated from the coding sequence ATGGCAATAAGAAAAATAAGAGAAATTGGTGATGACATACTTACAAAGGTAAGTAGGGAAGTAAAGAAAGTAGATCAAAGGTTACAGGTACTAATCGATGATATGCTAGATACCATGTATGATGCAGAAGGTGTTGGTCTTGCGGCTCCTCAAATTGGTGTCTTAAAAAGGGTTGTGGTTATTGATGTATCTGAAGAAAGGGATAATCCTATTATCCTAATCAACCCTGAAATTATTGAGACAGAGGGCTGTCAGATAGGGGATGAGGGCTGTCTTAGTATACCCGGCAAGGTGGGAACTGTCGAACGACCTAATTATGTGAAGGTAAAAGCCTATGACAGGGATATGAAGGAGTTTATTATAGAAGGAACTGAGCTTCTTGCAAGGGCATTATGCCATGAAATTGATCATCTTGACGGAATTTTATATTCAGAAAAGGTACAAGACGGGCTTAGAAGTGTATATGATACCGAAGAAGTAGATGAGGAGTAA
- the fmt gene encoding methionyl-tRNA formyltransferase, which translates to MKVLFMGTPDFAVSTLEAIIDQGHELVGVVTQPDKVKGRGAKISFPAVKETALKYNLPVYQPIKVKEPEFIETVRNLKPEVIVVAAFGQILPKELLDIPPYGCINVHASLLPKYRGAAPIQAAILNGDEETGVTIMHMDVKLDTGDMILQEKIPISQDETGGSLHDKLAKLGADLLVKVLEQLRDGTTKRVPQDDSEATYVGMLNKEMGLIDFSQPAIKIERMIRGLNPWPSAYTKLNGKTLKLWEAQVIEYSSDALYGQVVAVNKDSFVVMTGKDALLIRELQLEGKKRLSCEAFLRGYPIEVGTILG; encoded by the coding sequence ATGAAAGTATTGTTTATGGGAACACCGGATTTTGCGGTCAGTACCCTAGAAGCAATTATAGACCAAGGTCATGAGCTGGTGGGGGTAGTTACCCAACCGGATAAGGTAAAGGGAAGAGGAGCAAAAATCAGCTTTCCTGCAGTAAAAGAAACAGCTCTGAAATATAATTTACCTGTATATCAGCCTATTAAAGTAAAAGAACCTGAATTTATAGAAACTGTTCGCAATCTTAAGCCGGAGGTTATCGTAGTAGCTGCCTTTGGACAGATTTTGCCCAAAGAACTTTTGGATATACCCCCCTATGGCTGTATTAATGTTCATGCCTCCTTACTTCCTAAATATCGTGGGGCAGCTCCAATACAAGCAGCCATCTTAAACGGTGATGAAGAAACCGGTGTTACCATTATGCATATGGATGTAAAGCTGGATACAGGGGATATGATTTTGCAAGAGAAAATACCGATTTCCCAGGATGAAACCGGCGGAAGTCTTCATGATAAATTGGCTAAACTTGGTGCAGATTTATTGGTGAAAGTTTTAGAACAGTTAAGGGATGGAACTACCAAGAGAGTTCCTCAAGATGATTCTGAGGCCACATATGTGGGTATGCTTAATAAGGAGATGGGTTTGATTGATTTTTCACAGCCTGCTATTAAGATTGAGCGGATGATTCGGGGACTTAATCCATGGCCCAGTGCATACACTAAACTTAATGGAAAGACTCTAAAGCTTTGGGAGGCTCAGGTGATAGAGTATAGCTCAGATGCATTATACGGTCAGGTGGTAGCAGTTAATAAAGATTCATTTGTAGTTATGACTGGAAAGGATGCTTTACTTATTCGTGAACTTCAATTAGAGGGAAAAAAGCGTCTGTCCTGCGAAGCATTTCTTAGGGGTTATCCTATAGAAGTAGGAACTATATTAGGCTAA